The following proteins are co-located in the Desulfobacterales bacterium genome:
- a CDS encoding dual specificity protein phosphatase family protein, with translation MIFSLFKKTHDPVYPLTWVTPQLAVGHAPMSYEELDSIKRQGIKAIMNLCLEIEELAKFEQEQGFDVYYLPIMDAGLPEVKELEKALDWLDEAIYLGKKVLIHCRHGIGRTGTVVYAYLLRKGLDSKKAKKKMRGIRSQPTEHPQKRFLYKYGKKEAPLNLAEPSLIPQFKVELSPYFDQVSDIFEKLEADISEEAPRCGRDHSRCCYQSVRLSLAEAVYLQFSLNTELTRELRQECIQCAIQTGDEAIPAAIEAAPGEADLPCPLLKDGRCILFDFRPAQCRVFDRSPAQLPDELSERLKALSREILEIFIGPNNTGEVPEFHLPEVVCGKFVQRFFYLLANPE, from the coding sequence ATGATTTTTTCCCTGTTCAAGAAAACCCATGATCCGGTCTACCCGCTCACCTGGGTCACGCCCCAGCTGGCTGTGGGCCATGCGCCCATGTCCTATGAGGAACTCGACAGCATCAAAAGACAGGGGATCAAGGCCATTATGAACCTTTGCCTGGAAATCGAAGAGCTGGCAAAATTTGAACAGGAGCAGGGGTTTGATGTCTATTATCTGCCGATAATGGATGCGGGCCTGCCGGAGGTAAAGGAGCTGGAAAAAGCCCTGGATTGGCTGGATGAAGCCATTTACCTGGGCAAAAAAGTGCTCATCCACTGCCGCCACGGAATCGGCCGCACCGGCACAGTGGTTTACGCCTACCTGCTGCGCAAAGGACTGGACAGTAAAAAAGCAAAGAAAAAAATGCGCGGCATCCGCTCCCAGCCCACCGAACATCCGCAGAAGCGCTTTCTCTATAAATACGGAAAAAAGGAGGCCCCGCTAAACCTCGCGGAACCCTCCCTGATTCCGCAGTTTAAAGTCGAACTATCCCCCTATTTTGATCAGGTCAGCGATATCTTTGAAAAACTTGAGGCGGACATTTCCGAAGAGGCCCCCCGCTGCGGCAGGGACCACAGCCGCTGCTGCTATCAATCGGTGCGCCTGTCCCTGGCAGAAGCCGTGTATCTGCAGTTTTCCTTAAACACCGAACTGACCCGGGAACTCAGGCAGGAATGTATTCAGTGTGCCATTCAAACCGGGGACGAAGCGATTCCGGCGGCTATCGAGGCAGCCCCCGGTGAAGCGGATCTGCCCTGCCCGCTTTTAAAAGACGGGCGCTGTATTTTATTTGATTTCCGGCCGGCCCAATGCCGCGTATTTGACCGCTCCCCCGCACAGCTCCCGGATGAGCTGTCAGAAAGGCTTAAAGCCCTGTCCCGTGAGATCCTGGAAATTTTCATCGGCCCGAACAATACCGGCGAAGTCCCGGAGTTCCATCTGCCGGAGGTGGTATGCGGAAAATTTGTGCAGCGCTTTTTTTATCTTCTGGCAAATCCCGAATAA
- a CDS encoding aminotransferase class I/II-fold pyridoxal phosphate-dependent enzyme, producing the protein MSFEKESLSILHDALDRLEEGFKDLPAHEADLDMAGLRRVMLEVAGKMQDNYPYHHPLYAGQMLKPPHAIARLAYMLAMWINPNNHALDGGRASSAMEKEAVADIAAMFGWDIHLGHLCGGGTMANMEALWVSGNLHPDKKIVASEQAHYTHSRLSEVLKLPFQSIACDKKARMDVNALEDTLKKCDVGTVVATLGTTAAGAVDPLADILELKKKYGFRIHADAAYGGYFILADNLAADTRLAFDRISDVDAIVVDPHKHGLQPYGCGCVLFKDPSVGKFYKHDSPYTYFSSEDLHLGEISLECSRAGAAAVALWATLRMFPLTRGGEFAQGLEKTRKAAISLFDKIQESGRFLTAFRPELDIIIWAPTARKASEISRQSKEWFAFAARQNLHLAVASFPKAILAPYWDIDWDQEPVACLRACLMKPEHLDWAEKISRLLMEPHHILKNQA; encoded by the coding sequence ATGTCATTTGAAAAAGAAAGTTTGAGCATATTGCATGACGCTCTGGATCGTTTAGAAGAGGGATTCAAGGATTTACCGGCGCATGAAGCAGATTTGGATATGGCCGGATTGCGGCGCGTCATGCTGGAAGTCGCCGGGAAAATGCAGGACAATTACCCCTATCATCATCCCCTGTATGCCGGGCAGATGCTAAAACCCCCGCATGCCATCGCCCGCCTGGCCTACATGCTGGCCATGTGGATAAACCCCAACAACCACGCGCTGGATGGCGGGCGCGCAAGTTCCGCCATGGAAAAAGAAGCCGTAGCGGATATTGCCGCAATGTTCGGCTGGGATATACATTTGGGCCATCTGTGCGGCGGCGGCACCATGGCCAATATGGAGGCCCTGTGGGTCTCGGGGAACCTTCATCCGGACAAAAAAATTGTTGCTTCTGAGCAGGCCCACTACACGCACAGCCGGCTCTCCGAGGTGCTAAAGCTGCCCTTTCAATCCATTGCCTGCGACAAAAAGGCCCGGATGGATGTAAATGCGCTGGAGGATACGCTAAAAAAGTGCGATGTCGGAACCGTGGTGGCCACTCTGGGAACTACAGCCGCCGGCGCTGTGGATCCGTTAGCGGATATCCTTGAGCTAAAGAAAAAATACGGTTTCCGCATTCATGCGGATGCCGCCTATGGCGGCTATTTCATCCTTGCGGATAACCTGGCGGCAGACACCCGGCTGGCATTCGACCGGATTTCAGACGTGGACGCCATCGTGGTCGACCCCCATAAACACGGACTTCAGCCCTATGGCTGCGGCTGTGTGCTGTTTAAAGACCCGTCTGTCGGCAAATTCTATAAACACGACTCGCCATACACCTATTTCAGTTCGGAAGATCTGCATCTCGGCGAAATCAGCCTGGAATGTTCCCGCGCCGGTGCCGCGGCCGTGGCTTTATGGGCGACCCTGCGGATGTTTCCCCTGACACGGGGCGGAGAGTTCGCGCAAGGTTTGGAAAAAACCCGCAAAGCCGCCATTTCTTTGTTTGATAAAATCCAGGAGAGCGGCCGGTTTCTCACCGCATTTCGGCCGGAATTAGATATAATCATCTGGGCGCCGACTGCCCGAAAAGCCAGCGAAATTTCCCGCCAATCAAAAGAATGGTTTGCCTTCGCAGCCCGACAAAATCTTCATCTGGCAGTGGCCAGCTTTCCCAAAGCCATCCTTGCGCCTTACTGGGATATTGACTGGGACCAGGAGCCCGTCGCCTGCCTGCGGGCCTGCCTGATGAAACCTGAACATTTGGATTGGGCTGAAAAAATCAGCCGGCTATTGATGGAACCGCACCATATATTGAAAAATCAGGCGTAA
- a CDS encoding BTAD domain-containing putative transcriptional regulator — protein sequence MERRPMSLAKISKPRLQRVLPRYRLFSLLDENRSFPAIWVSGPGGAGKTTLLASYLDHHQMPYLWYQIDEGDSDVATFFYYMQMAGQKIAPRLTSELPTLAPEYMGNISAFTKRFFEELLDRLKKPGVMVIDNYQDAYASSRLHEILRDALAVIPEQINLFILSRTDPPASLSRAQAGNILYKIDWPELRFQPDETRNLISSLNHHPCSEKSFEYLYRKTEGWVAGLLLLLKHTDFQSIDETVFTQINEDVVFDYFASEILREADPEMQHFLRITSVLPLMTEQMAAELTGNSHAYQLLQKMVKNHWFTSRFTDRKPIYQYHPMFREFLLNHALDVFPGPRMTRLKSEAARLLAAEGFTEPAVSLFFESGDVQDAIRLILKQAREMMLHSRFQTLEEWLRRLPEDIVATHPRVLYWLGACRLYIDPAEGIEFFEKAMTHFEARADKVGAIFCICGVIDSIVFRFGTFKPLDRWITKLTGYSKGFRSLPSEEVKARMTFSMLHALSFRQPTHPGIKTWENRGLEILQHKRPAEIKIRLILPFILIRIFTGNLSEAEYFITTHRDTLKTPNLPPLALIAFKKLEAFYCWMSADFETCRNVVERGRILAAATGIQITSAFLSIHGAAGALSSGDLGKAREHLQTATKYVSMESAAVSELFHTISVWQALLEGDAAKASLHAELALDHAANTGMPFSAAASHLGYALALHASKKATEADRALKKAILIARRSNTRPIEFAAYLAQAEFALDHGDGARARHFLKTAMAIGNSHQFLNTWFWRPDQMVRLCCKALEADIEVSYVQKLIRCRKLTPDAAPLAIENWPWPLKIYTLGRFTIIKDGKQLTFSKKTQERPLTLLKTIISMGGREVSINGIADFLWPEADGDAAHGAFKTTLHRLRKLLGFHEAILATTGTLTLDPKYCWVDAWVFERTLSEADAVWQSGEKDKDSAQAVELTRKALNLYKGMLFQSEDNQVFFLREHLHNRYLKAVNRLAAYWQSCGAYEKAVELYGAGLKVDELAESFYQGLMVCNYRLGREARALAAYNQCRKVLAAVYNLSPCQETEALAKELSLSPKNQ from the coding sequence ATGGAAAGAAGACCCATGTCTCTGGCCAAGATAAGCAAGCCCCGCCTGCAACGCGTCTTGCCCAGATATCGGCTTTTCAGCCTCTTGGATGAAAACCGATCCTTTCCGGCCATCTGGGTCTCAGGGCCAGGGGGGGCCGGCAAAACGACCCTGCTTGCAAGTTATCTTGACCATCACCAAATGCCCTATCTCTGGTATCAAATCGATGAGGGCGATTCGGATGTGGCCACCTTCTTTTATTACATGCAGATGGCCGGGCAAAAGATCGCGCCCCGGTTAACAAGCGAGCTGCCTACTCTGGCCCCGGAATACATGGGCAATATTTCCGCATTTACCAAAAGATTTTTTGAGGAACTCCTGGACCGTCTTAAAAAACCCGGGGTAATGGTTATTGATAATTACCAGGATGCCTATGCTTCCAGCCGGCTCCATGAAATTCTGCGCGATGCCCTGGCAGTTATCCCCGAACAGATAAACCTATTTATTCTAAGCCGCACGGATCCGCCCGCTTCCCTGTCCCGGGCACAGGCAGGCAATATTTTGTATAAAATCGACTGGCCGGAACTTCGCTTTCAGCCCGACGAGACCCGGAATTTAATTTCCTCTTTAAATCACCATCCCTGTTCTGAAAAATCCTTTGAGTATCTATACCGCAAAACAGAGGGATGGGTGGCCGGCCTGCTGCTACTCTTGAAACACACAGATTTTCAGAGCATTGACGAAACCGTTTTTACACAAATCAATGAAGACGTGGTCTTCGACTATTTTGCCAGTGAGATCCTAAGGGAGGCTGATCCAGAGATGCAGCACTTTTTACGGATCACCTCCGTACTTCCCCTGATGACCGAGCAGATGGCCGCTGAATTAACCGGAAACAGCCATGCATATCAGCTTTTACAAAAAATGGTTAAAAACCATTGGTTCACCAGCCGATTCACCGACCGGAAACCGATCTATCAGTATCATCCTATGTTTCGGGAATTTCTGTTAAATCATGCCTTGGATGTATTTCCCGGCCCCCGGATGACCCGGCTTAAATCAGAAGCCGCCAGACTGCTGGCCGCTGAGGGGTTCACAGAACCGGCCGTTTCCCTGTTTTTTGAATCCGGAGATGTTCAGGATGCCATTCGGCTGATACTAAAGCAGGCCAGGGAGATGATGCTTCACAGTCGGTTCCAAACCCTGGAGGAATGGCTCAGACGACTGCCTGAGGACATTGTTGCAACACATCCCCGGGTCCTTTACTGGCTGGGCGCCTGCCGTTTATACATTGATCCGGCCGAAGGGATCGAATTCTTTGAAAAGGCAATGACCCATTTTGAGGCCCGGGCGGACAAGGTGGGGGCTATATTCTGCATTTGCGGGGTGATTGACTCAATTGTTTTCAGGTTTGGCACGTTTAAACCGCTTGATCGATGGATCACGAAACTGACAGGCTACTCAAAAGGATTTAGATCCCTGCCATCCGAAGAGGTAAAGGCACGAATGACTTTCAGCATGCTCCATGCGCTTTCGTTCAGGCAACCCACCCATCCCGGGATCAAAACCTGGGAAAACCGCGGTCTGGAAATCCTGCAGCACAAAAGGCCGGCAGAGATAAAAATACGATTGATTCTGCCATTTATATTAATACGCATATTTACCGGCAATCTGAGCGAGGCGGAATACTTCATCACCACTCACCGGGACACCCTAAAAACCCCGAATTTGCCTCCGCTCGCCCTGATTGCCTTTAAAAAACTGGAAGCATTTTATTGCTGGATGAGCGCAGATTTTGAAACCTGCCGCAACGTTGTGGAAAGAGGAAGAATTTTGGCGGCAGCCACCGGCATTCAGATTACATCCGCTTTTCTTTCAATCCATGGCGCGGCCGGCGCCCTGAGCAGCGGTGATTTGGGAAAAGCGCGTGAACACCTGCAGACGGCAACAAAATACGTAAGCATGGAATCCGCCGCAGTCAGCGAATTATTCCACACGATAAGCGTATGGCAGGCTCTGCTGGAAGGGGATGCGGCAAAGGCATCGCTCCATGCCGAACTTGCCCTGGATCACGCAGCAAACACCGGCATGCCTTTTTCTGCTGCCGCAAGCCATCTGGGATACGCACTCGCCCTCCATGCATCCAAAAAAGCAACTGAGGCTGACAGGGCGCTCAAAAAGGCGATTTTAATTGCCCGCCGCAGCAACACCCGGCCAATTGAATTCGCCGCCTATCTGGCCCAGGCAGAGTTCGCCCTTGACCACGGGGATGGAGCCAGGGCCCGCCATTTTTTAAAAACCGCCATGGCCATCGGCAATTCCCATCAATTTTTAAACACCTGGTTCTGGCGGCCGGATCAAATGGTTAGGCTCTGCTGCAAGGCGCTTGAGGCAGATATCGAGGTTTCCTACGTCCAGAAGCTGATCCGCTGCCGAAAATTAACGCCTGATGCAGCGCCCCTGGCGATCGAAAATTGGCCCTGGCCCCTTAAAATTTATACGCTCGGCCGCTTCACAATTATCAAAGACGGAAAGCAGCTGACATTTTCCAAGAAAACGCAGGAAAGACCCCTTACCCTGCTCAAAACCATTATTTCGATGGGCGGCCGCGAGGTCAGTATAAACGGCATCGCCGATTTCCTATGGCCGGAAGCGGATGGCGATGCCGCCCACGGCGCTTTTAAAACCACGCTGCATCGGCTTCGCAAGCTGCTTGGCTTTCATGAGGCAATTCTGGCAACGACCGGGACCCTTACGCTTGACCCCAAATACTGCTGGGTAGACGCATGGGTTTTTGAACGCACCCTTTCAGAGGCGGATGCTGTCTGGCAATCCGGGGAAAAAGACAAAGATTCTGCCCAAGCGGTCGAACTGACCCGAAAGGCGTTGAATTTATACAAGGGGATGCTTTTTCAATCCGAAGATAACCAGGTGTTTTTTTTGCGCGAGCATCTTCATAATCGATATTTGAAAGCTGTCAACCGCCTGGCAGCGTATTGGCAATCATGCGGCGCTTATGAAAAGGCCGTTGAGCTTTATGGCGCCGGACTCAAGGTGGATGAGCTTGCGGAATCTTTTTATCAAGGCCTGATGGTATGCAACTACCGCCTTGGCCGAGAGGCCCGGGCTCTGGCCGCCTATAACCAATGCCGGAAAGTTCTGGCCGCAGTTTATAACCTATCGCCCTGCCAGGAAACCGAGGCTTTAGCAAAAGAACTTTCCCTTTCACCAAAAAACCAATAA
- a CDS encoding glycosyltransferase, whose product MNRRKLLKLLFYVNLLILCLLVGYKVYLNLFDTDFNAIHSRQLERIKKSLAEKESYSFAVVGNIYNSIGIFEDRIVPVLNQAGLDFVVSAGNAVSGGGEDKYRALRGTLSKLEIPYLLTFGDNEREGFGSLRFYDHFGPFFFSFRAGGSRLIFLDGTGKTAWQWQMRWLNDLLARDNTTRTFVFVAHPPLHPDTEPAFAEPEDYLHPPEFREALLDAAEKHGIDMVFSANLSLYAEQMRQGTRFITTGGAGGLVLNDETSFYHYVRVDVGENGEISHSMHRLELGQHPVVKKLESLWMFIHSLFYVGYINFILLVCLFLLLTIKLYNAVFVGEDYYPDYNIDPTSWLEKPLRIAMFTNNYLPFIGGVPISIERLRKGLLESGDQVRVVAPSYRDQAEDEEHVFRLPSVLGMGKKAEFRIANIFVPRIFKQVKDFGPDIIHLHHPFWVGSLGLFIARRLKVPAVYTYHTRLEEYAHFVPLPGVLFRNLISHALVKRFANKCDSIIVPTYSTEEYLRIIGVKRPIFVQPTGIDYQRMQEVSDEAVSRLKKSLDIGEEKIFISVSRLSNEKNIDFMIDAIDTLRSRTDQSFRLLLIGDGHQRERLQQRIEDLGLEKHFILVGAVPPEEMAVHYHLGDAFLFASKSETQGMVILEAMAAGLPVVAVRSSGIDDVIRHGHNGFKTPEKQENWCNCVRQLLEDPDLRKEMAENASQFAGNYSLEQFAKDVREIYAITLARAGGE is encoded by the coding sequence ATGAATCGCCGAAAACTGCTGAAACTGTTGTTCTACGTCAATCTCCTCATTCTTTGCCTGCTTGTCGGTTACAAGGTGTATTTAAACTTGTTTGACACGGATTTCAATGCAATACACAGCCGGCAGCTGGAGCGGATCAAAAAATCGCTCGCCGAAAAAGAAAGCTACAGCTTTGCGGTGGTCGGCAATATATACAATTCCATCGGCATCTTCGAGGACCGGATTGTACCGGTGCTCAATCAGGCGGGCCTCGATTTTGTGGTCTCAGCCGGAAATGCCGTAAGCGGCGGCGGGGAAGACAAGTACCGGGCGCTCCGCGGCACCCTCAGCAAACTCGAAATCCCGTATCTGCTCACCTTTGGGGACAATGAACGGGAGGGTTTTGGCAGCCTGCGCTTCTATGATCATTTCGGCCCCTTTTTCTTTAGTTTCAGGGCCGGCGGGAGCCGGCTGATATTTCTCGACGGCACCGGCAAAACCGCCTGGCAGTGGCAGATGCGCTGGCTGAACGATCTGCTTGCCCGGGACAACACCACCCGCACTTTCGTGTTTGTGGCCCACCCGCCGCTTCATCCGGATACGGAACCGGCGTTTGCCGAGCCGGAAGACTACCTTCATCCCCCCGAATTTCGGGAGGCCCTGCTTGATGCAGCGGAAAAACACGGGATCGATATGGTTTTTTCCGCCAATCTTTCCCTGTACGCAGAGCAGATGCGCCAGGGGACGCGCTTTATCACCACCGGCGGGGCCGGCGGCCTGGTGCTCAATGATGAGACCAGCTTCTATCATTATGTCCGCGTTGATGTGGGCGAAAACGGCGAAATCAGCCACTCCATGCACCGGCTTGAATTGGGCCAGCATCCGGTTGTAAAAAAACTGGAAAGTCTGTGGATGTTTATCCACTCCCTCTTCTATGTGGGCTATATCAATTTTATCCTGCTGGTCTGCCTTTTTCTGCTGCTGACCATCAAACTCTATAACGCGGTGTTTGTGGGCGAGGATTACTATCCGGATTATAACATCGACCCCACATCCTGGCTTGAGAAACCGCTTCGGATCGCCATGTTTACCAACAACTACCTGCCGTTTATCGGCGGGGTGCCGATTTCCATTGAGCGCCTGCGCAAGGGGTTATTAGAAAGCGGCGACCAGGTACGGGTGGTTGCGCCGAGCTACCGGGATCAGGCCGAAGACGAAGAACATGTCTTCAGACTGCCCTCTGTCCTTGGCATGGGCAAAAAAGCGGAATTCCGTATTGCCAATATTTTTGTTCCCCGAATCTTTAAGCAGGTCAAGGACTTCGGGCCGGACATCATTCACCTGCATCATCCCTTCTGGGTGGGTTCGCTGGGCCTGTTTATCGCCCGCCGCTTAAAGGTTCCTGCTGTATATACCTATCACACGCGACTGGAAGAATATGCGCATTTTGTGCCCCTGCCGGGTGTGCTGTTTCGCAACCTTATCTCGCATGCGCTGGTCAAGCGCTTTGCCAATAAGTGCGACAGCATTATCGTGCCGACCTACTCCACCGAGGAATATCTGAGGATTATCGGCGTGAAAAGGCCGATCTTTGTTCAGCCGACAGGCATTGATTATCAGCGTATGCAGGAGGTAAGCGATGAGGCGGTTTCCCGGCTCAAAAAATCGCTGGATATTGGCGAAGAAAAGATCTTTATCAGTGTTTCGCGCCTGTCCAACGAGAAAAACATTGATTTCATGATTGATGCCATAGACACCCTGCGCAGCCGGACGGATCAGTCGTTCCGGCTGCTGTTGATCGGGGATGGCCACCAGCGCGAACGCCTGCAGCAGCGCATTGAAGATCTGGGGCTGGAAAAACATTTCATCCTGGTCGGGGCTGTGCCGCCCGAGGAGATGGCCGTTCATTATCATTTGGGCGATGCCTTCCTGTTTGCCTCCAAGTCTGAAACCCAGGGGATGGTCATACTGGAAGCCATGGCGGCGGGCCTGCCGGTGGTGGCTGTTCGTTCCAGCGGTATCGACGATGTGATCCGGCACGGCCACAACGGCTTTAAAACACCGGAAAAGCAGGAGAACTGGTGCAACTGCGTCCGGCAGTTACTTGAAGACCCGGACCTGAGAAAGGAAATGGCTGAAAATGCCAGTCAATTTGCCGGGAATTACTCCTTGGAGCAGTTTGCCAAAGACGTGCGGGAGATATATGCCATCACCCTGGCCCGGGCAGGCGGGGAATAG
- the proX gene encoding glycine betaine/L-proline ABC transporter substrate-binding protein ProX — MKKMTWVLGIFCIFLLIGCGQEEKTEQPGEETVKEASEAVKEKATEKAEVALPGKGKTVTPGCATWTTGFFLEALYSRACEELGYEVKEPKKLAAPVFYRSLAAADLDFWANGWFPLHHEFLPTNWKDKMTMAGIVVKAGAVQGYLVSKAHAEKYDITSLDDFRREEVKKAFDANDDGKADLVACPPGWGCEKTIAFHMDNYDLWDHINLIKAGYSASMADAIARYNDGKPVFFYTWTPNWTVYKLKPGRDVVWINVPEIIPKDGQKGLEEDMVASGLTGTVTDPCKMGFVANDIRVVANNEFLKNNPAVETMFSLMSVPFNDITAQNNKMFEGEGDQEDIERHVTEWIEKNQPKWNAWLNAAKAAAR, encoded by the coding sequence ATGAAAAAGATGACATGGGTGCTTGGCATCTTCTGCATTTTCCTGCTTATCGGCTGCGGCCAGGAGGAAAAGACTGAACAGCCGGGCGAAGAGACAGTCAAAGAAGCGTCCGAGGCTGTAAAAGAGAAAGCCACGGAAAAGGCCGAAGTGGCTTTGCCGGGCAAGGGGAAAACCGTTACGCCGGGCTGTGCCACATGGACAACGGGGTTTTTTCTGGAGGCTCTTTACTCAAGGGCCTGTGAAGAGTTAGGCTACGAGGTGAAGGAGCCGAAAAAACTGGCAGCCCCCGTATTTTACCGGTCTCTGGCCGCCGCCGATCTGGATTTCTGGGCGAACGGGTGGTTTCCGCTTCATCATGAATTCCTGCCCACCAACTGGAAAGACAAAATGACCATGGCCGGAATCGTTGTAAAAGCCGGGGCGGTGCAGGGATACCTGGTGTCCAAAGCGCATGCGGAAAAATATGACATCACGTCTTTGGATGATTTTAGAAGAGAAGAGGTGAAAAAGGCATTCGATGCCAACGACGACGGCAAAGCGGATCTGGTGGCCTGCCCGCCGGGGTGGGGGTGTGAAAAGACCATCGCTTTTCACATGGACAACTATGATCTGTGGGATCATATCAACCTGATCAAGGCCGGCTACAGCGCCAGTATGGCAGATGCCATAGCGCGTTATAATGATGGGAAGCCCGTCTTCTTTTATACCTGGACCCCGAACTGGACCGTCTACAAGCTAAAACCCGGCAGGGATGTGGTTTGGATCAACGTACCTGAAATCATTCCCAAAGATGGCCAGAAAGGTCTTGAGGAAGATATGGTTGCCAGTGGCCTGACCGGAACGGTGACAGACCCCTGCAAAATGGGATTTGTGGCAAACGATATCCGTGTTGTCGCCAACAATGAGTTTCTGAAAAATAATCCGGCCGTGGAAACCATGTTTTCCCTGATGTCTGTTCCGTTTAACGATATAACGGCACAAAACAATAAAATGTTCGAAGGCGAAGGTGATCAGGAAGACATCGAGCGCCATGTAACCGAGTGGATCGAGAAGAACCAGCCCAAGTGGAATGCCTGGCTTAACGCGGCAAAAGCGGCTGCGAGATAG